The Anabas testudineus chromosome 5, fAnaTes1.2, whole genome shotgun sequence region TTAACCCAATTTACTGGTTAACTAAAAACACTGACCAATTCAGTTACACCAGAGCCTGTAAAAACAGCAGACGTGCTCTTCGCTCAAACATAAAGCTAGTGTCTTAAAAGTTTATCATGATGTAATTTAAGTTACTCTGTTAACAACAGACAGAACGGTGCATTAGAATAATCTTAGAATCAAGTTAGCTGACGCTAGTACATCATTTCTTTAGCTGTAAAATATTTAGCGTCTAACCTCTGAAGACAAATTATTACTTATTATCCCAGACAATAGCAAATTATTAGTCCAAGCTTTAAATTCATTATCCTTAGCATTCGAACAACAACGAAAAAACAATGATTAATATTGGTTGGTGAAAGCTTCGCGCTTTAGCTTAGGTTAGCAATAGCTAGCTAATCCACCAAATGAAACACGCTCTACTGCTCTTATTACATTGTCAAAGTCGTTGGCATTTTGTGATGCCCAGATTTCTAAATTAACACTTCAATCAATGTACGTCTCACCTTCCCGGCCAGACATGTTTTAACTAATTACAACAGTCTGAAGATAAGAAATAAGCGTCAAATTGTTGCAAACAGAGCGAGTTGCGTTAATCCGCGCTGTAAGGTCCCCGGTGAACTCTGAACCGGAAGTAGAATACCCGTTATGCGCCTGAATGAAATGTTCCCCGGCTGTTTGACGTGAAAATGAACTCCATCAGTTTGACATGTTTGCTTTGACAACACTTAAGAAGACAGgtatgtttattttcatgttttaatctatgtattaatttattacatgaTTTACCAGCTAGTGTAACATTAACATCTAAAACGTCACTTTGCCGGTATCTAACTGTTAGCAAGGTAAAGCTAATAGCTAGCTATGTTAACCTAGTTGGAATTAGGCAATAACAACCAAGTAACAATCAGCTAATATTGTAAGAAGATCTATGATATAAGTCATAGAAATGCAAACGCTATCTTATTATTTTCTGCCTggttattcatttaattatcaATTAGTAttagttgtgttgtgtgttgtaaGTTAGCAAGTAGATTTCTTATCAGTAGTGGAAAGTAACGTTAAGCTAGTTTGTTAAATACATCCAGtactgtacttgtactttacattttatgctgttttatagttttattcCGCCACATTTCAGGTGGAAATATtatactttttactccactacacgTGTGTGATGTTAACTGTCTGTTTTTCGGATTAGGATTTCTATTCTCTTTTGTTATTGTCTCCGTAGATACTTGTTTGGAGTCTACTTTGCAGTTGGTGTCTGTTCCAGTGTTGGAGCAGTAGTTGAAGTGCAAGAGAATCTCTGGGCTGAGCTCAAGCTGCATTCGTGACTGCTGCCCTTCTCAATGAGGTACTTTTGCATTATTTGGTCTAAATAGGATATTCTTATTAAAAATATGCCAGTCAGGCTGACATTGAACAATCTCCTTACTGTGTCCATTACAGAAGAGCTCAGAACTGTTTATGGGCCCATGGCTCGGGCTGTTTGTCCTGCCTCTACTTGCACAGATCTTTGTCTAGTAGAATCACTCTGGTGCGTACCTACAGTGCTCACCATCAGCCTAGTTCCACCCCACCTACTAACCCTGCACCTCCTGACGGGAAAGGTGGAGCTGAGGTGGTGAAACAGCGTGCCTTGGTTGCTTTACAGGTATAAGAAATCCCTCTTTTCTCATCTTCTTTTTGCTCAGAGCAACTTTTACCACAGATATAATTACTAGTTGGTCCATATGAAGAATTTGACAACATTTGAttgaacaacatttttaaaacaacaacttctCTCTTTTTAGCATGCAGGTGAGTTGGGGCGTCAGTGGGGTCACAGGTCAGCTCAAACAGTCACTGCCACTGTCAATTACTGGTGGAAGAGGTATGAGGAGTTTGTTGGACTCAGTGAGGTCAGAGAGGCTCAGACCAAGGTCACTGAGGTAAGCACTAATTGTTAGTCAACCTATATTGGTGAAGCGTCTaggaaaaaaatgacagtatGAGAATTTAATAGCACCACCAACTATTACTTTCTTGATTAACATAGAGTTGTGTCAATACTACTCTAAAATATTTCTACTTCACCTGAGAATTTTATACAGTAGCTTTCAGAAGTGactcatttgtgtgttttgtccagGCTGAGCAAGCGTTCATGGTGGCCAGAGGGATGGTGCGTGAGGCTCATGCTAGTCTGGAGGCCTTGCAGGTCAGGCTAAAGGAAGTCAGAGATCGGCTGGACAGAGTGTCCCGGGAGGAGGCTCACTACCTGGAGCTCGCTACACTGGAgcacaaactgctgcaggttAGCGCAAGCAATTCAAAATTCCCTACTGCAGCTTCAGgtcagatgaagaagaagaaattaatttattctGCAGTATAATATGTAGAGTGTGCTTCAGTTGCACAATGACAGAAGTGATTGTACTGTGATGTTATTAGCAATAAAGTCTATTTGAGACATCTGTTCAACAACTGACCTGTTTATGAAATTGAATTAGTCTAAAttgagacaaaaataaatcacatatcCATTGTGCTCTCTTGTAACCACAGGAAGAACGTCGCCTCCGGACAACATATGAGAATGCAGAGAGTTCGGAGAGGGAGAAGTTTGCCTtgttttcagcagctgtcaggGAGAGCCATGAAAAGGAAAGGACAAGAGCAGAACGCACCAAGAACTGGTCCATCATCGGCTCAGTGCTCGGAGCCTTGATTGGAGTCATGGGATCGACATACATCAACCGTGTCCGACTGCAGGTGAGGAGGGATGATGATAGCACTGCTCGTCACCTCTGCTGCACTGGgggttgtgttatttttttgtccaGTTCTGTGGCTACAAATCAGCAGCACACATAAGAAGTGCATCGATATTTGTTTCAGTTGATATATTTTACCTCTTTCTTTTCTAGGAACTGAAGAGTCTGCTGCTGGAGGCCCAAAAGGGCCCAGAGAGCCTACAGGAAGCTCTCAGAATGCAGGCTGGAAATCACCGCTTGCAGCAGGATGAACTGCGGACTCTCATCGACAGTCTCAGGGTCACTCTGAATGATGTCTTCACAAAGAGGGGCGGTGTCCTTCAGGACAAGGGAGGTCCAATCTCAGACTCACCCACTGTGCCTCTTTCTGCCTTAAAGGACCTCCACATTGGCAGGCAAAAGACAGAGTCCCTCCTGGAGTCCCTTCCGCCACAACTGGGACAACTGGAGCAAGGACTTGGTAGAGTTGAGAGCAGTTTGTTGATGGTTAGGAAGCTGCTGGAGACCAGACCAGAAGCTCAAACACGGGCTGGTCAGCTGCAGAGAGCACGACCAGCGAGCCCAGAAAGACCAGCGAGAGAGGACCAGTGGGAATCTGCAGCAGTGGTGAAGCATCTGGACGAGACCCAGAGGACGCTGGGAGAACGAATCAGGACAAACACTCTTTATAATGCTGTGTTTACCTATACGGCCACTGCAATAACCATCTCTGCTGTCTACCTGCTGCTCAGAGGAACTGGTTAGATATGCTACCTCTGGTTTGAATACCTTAACATTCACTGTAACACTATGAATCACTGGGAGGAATAATTTCAATTAATTATATCAAAATTCAGTATTCACTAAAGTAGTATTAGATTAGCTTCTGGTCAAAGGTGTTGATTTGGGGTTCTAACCAGAAGAGTCAGTTATCAGATAGTCTGAAACAACTAAACATCTctagaaataaattaaacatttgataaaatCATAGAGACAATATTGATATGTCATCAGGTAAATGTAACTTCTCATGTATTAAACACATTACATCAATTACTTTATAAAATATCAAATCTTAGTGAATAATTCCCATCACAGGAGTTTCTGACAGTTTAATACTTAAAAGGGAAAACACAAGGTAAACTGtatcttttgttttgtgcagtCTGCCCCTTTAGAATAATGAAGAATGACTAATGCATTTCCAAATCAACACCTGTGACAGTCAGAATGTCAGTTCTGGGATTTAGACACAATTCAGCTGAGGTATGTAACTGAAACATGATGGTGATGTGATTGATAGAGTGTTTGTGGCCAAATGAGACCAATGCCAAGTGAAGTTTTAATATTAGTAACTTGATTCAGCCTTGTACTCATCAACCATTCTAATAGTTGAACCAGCTTAACCTCGAAGGGACCACATGTTCTGTCCCCGATTCTACCTCTGGGATTCATTTCCAGTCTCCTATCCAACAGGTGTACTAGAGCTGTATGCTTTCCAAGAACCTATAACGTATGTTTGGTTGATTTCATACATCAGATAATTGAGATGGGAACAGGAAATGACACTGAACTTGAGATTAGCACAAGGATAAACATCTGAAGAAGCACTGAGAATACATGAACTGaattttaaaacaatgtgtgaaaataatcaAAAGGGAAACAAACAATTAAAGGTCTGATTATCCTCTTACAAAGCTTCATTATTGCTTTTACCTTTTGATCACTGCTTTTTTCACTGTTCAAGTAAAATTTTCAAAAACTCTCCTCCCGTACTTGAACTTTTGTTCAAGTACGGGAGGAGAGTGGTGTAAATATTCCTAGCTAGGTAACCAGCGTGGCTGGCTACTAATAAattttgtgtctgtatgtctgaACCACAGATACAAAATACTGCTAAACATAGTTTCAGCCCTCTTTTATATAGTGTTTTGGTTGAAACTGTTTCAGACTGATTGAATGAcagcacctctctctctctgctggaccACTGAGGTTTAATCTGCTTCTAAAACTGCATGATGACGATACTTCATAACTTACTCCCTGTGACCAgtagagagcagcagcagaacgtGTGTGATACCAGGGGAAACTGCTGCTTGTCttgatttcacatttcacatttttctttatcttgCAGAATATGGCAACAAATCTatatctgtgtatttgttgCAGCTACAGTTTGTAAACTGTGTTACCAAATATTATGTGGACACAACATgcataaaaataagaataaaaatcacaattatACAAGAGCAAGTAAGTAAGtccatatataatataatataatataatataatataatataatataatataatataatataatatttcatgACTGTATTACAATATGTCATTAACATGATATATATTAgcctacagtacagtaatagaGTTTGACATAATGTGTTGAATGaacattgtattttataatgGTAATATATAAAAGTCTGTGTCCTGTAAATCCACAGCAACAGGTGTTTGGTCTTTACTTAGCACCATGACTGACgcctgtgaaacacacacacacacacacacacacacacacacacacacacacacacacacacacacacacacacacacacacacacacacacacacacattacattaagGATTGGCTGATTGTGATGTTGTTGATCTGGAAAACAAACCTTATACCTTATTCCTTATTCTTAACCTCTTTTTTTAGCAGTCTGTACAGGAATGGATTGTCCTTCTAAGCATCCTTCCTCAGCAGCACACAGGTGAGAGCGACTGCATCATCCAGAGGGAAGGACAGGAAAAGCTGCGAGGCCTCGGCTGACTGTCATTTGTGTCTTTGAGGCTGACGAGAGAATTAGTGTATGTTAGCTCACAACCAGCATCAACATATGAAAACCCCAAATAAGTTGAgagtatataaaataaaacccaactttattatattaattataattacaatCCAACTTTACTAGAAACTGGGTTTGTACAAACCGGGTCATCACAGTAGAGAGATATTCTAAACCTCTGTCAGGATATAAGTGACCATCCCACAGAGCTCTTTTAACCTTTTCGACCTGATGAatatgttgttgctgctgtcagcACCGACATATACAGTGCATGCTGCATTTCAGGATCTAATATCTGGTCATATGATCACTGCacattaatttctttttaaaggaCCATCTACAACATCTACAGCCTGTGTAATAGTGCAAAACGTGGGTggatgatttgtttttaacatattGTACCTTTAATCTTAACTACATGTGTCTctctttaacttttaacttgATCCAATAGCTCAAATTAAACTGTGGCTCTTGGGTGGTGGACGTGGTGGTGGGGTCTCTTTTTCAGACAGACCTGGTAACAGCATTTTACACTTTCAAAAGTGTCACTTCCACTTTTACCACATTAGAAGGTAAGAGAGAGACTTTATCAAACTACCACTGCCTCTAACATTACGTTAACACAGAAAGTGTCTGTTTAGTGAGAAGCATCGACTAGTTTCCAGCTTCAtagtaaaaatgtttgatgATTGCATTGAAAAATCACTATATTGATGAAATTAGTGAAAGACTGCTGAAGTGAATGAGCTCTAGTTGCCAGATATTTTGTACTTGCTACTAGTGCGTACATATGCAGTACACTGCCAATCCAACCTACAACAACCCAAGACTGTAAAGTTACTGTGTTTTAACTTTAGAGAATCTCCCTTTTCATTTCAGTCAC contains the following coding sequences:
- the ccdc51 gene encoding mitochondrial potassium channel — translated: MRRAQNCLWAHGSGCLSCLYLHRSLSSRITLVRTYSAHHQPSSTPPTNPAPPDGKGGAEVVKQRALVALQHAGELGRQWGHRSAQTVTATVNYWWKRYEEFVGLSEVREAQTKVTEAEQAFMVARGMVREAHASLEALQVRLKEVRDRLDRVSREEAHYLELATLEHKLLQEERRLRTTYENAESSEREKFALFSAAVRESHEKERTRAERTKNWSIIGSVLGALIGVMGSTYINRVRLQELKSLLLEAQKGPESLQEALRMQAGNHRLQQDELRTLIDSLRVTLNDVFTKRGGVLQDKGGPISDSPTVPLSALKDLHIGRQKTESLLESLPPQLGQLEQGLGRVESSLLMVRKLLETRPEAQTRAGQLQRARPASPERPAREDQWESAAVVKHLDETQRTLGERIRTNTLYNAVFTYTATAITISAVYLLLRGTG